The Nocardia sp. NBC_00508 nucleotide sequence ATTGCGGGCCGCCCTCGGTCAGCACACGCAGCAGGCCGCGCGCGCCGAGTGCGCGCAGCAGGCCGTGCGGTGTCACCGCGATGTCGCCCGCCTCGATCACCTCGGCGCCGGCGTCGGTCAGTCGCCGCTTGCGGTCGGCGGGTGCCGTGGCCGTCGTGATGATCAACGGCGGCACCTGGGTATCGGTGAGCAGCCGGGCACCCGGTTCGAGCACCGCGCTCGCGGTGACCACCGCGATCGGCGGTGGTGCCCCGTCGGGATGTCCGCCGATGCCACGCTCATGGAAGGCGCGGCGGCGGCGCGGGTCGGTGCGTGCTCCGCCGTAGTTCTCCGCGCGCGCGGTGCCCGCGCCGACCACGATCACGTCGGCCAGCTCGCGCAGCAGCATGAACACCGTCTTGTCGGCCGGGGTGCCCAGCCCCTCGGACAGGTTCCCGCTGGTGGCGGCACCGTCGATGCTGGAGACGAAATTGGCGCGGACCCAAGGCGCGTCGAGCCGGGCGGGGAAGGCGTACAACTGCGCGAGGTCGTCCGGACTCAGTCCTGTGAGCTGGATCGCATTGTGGCTACGCTGCATGAAAGTAGATCACACCACGTCTTTAGGCTTCGTCCATGCAAGAACGCCTCGTCGATCGCCACCCGGAGGTTCCGGCCGATCAGCTCGTCGCCCAGATGGTGCCTCCGCCCATGTTCGACGAGGTGAGTTTCGCCTCCTACATCCCCGACCCGAAGGAACCGAGCCAGGCGGCCGCGGTCCAGCAGGCCGAGAAGTTCGCCGGCAAGGTCGCCGAGATCGGCAAGGCCGCGCGGAAGAAAAGCCTGTTCGGCAAGAAGAAGCAGGTCAGCGGCGCCGGTCTGTATCTGGACGGCGGATTCGGCGTGGGCAAGACCCACCTGCTGGCCTCTATCTTCCACAGCTCGCCCGCGCCCAAGTCCTTCGGCACGTTCGGCGAGCTGACCAACCTGGTGGGTGCGCTGGGCTTCGCCAACGCGCTGGAGCGGCTGTCGGGCAACAGCGTGCTGTGCATCGACGAGTTCGAGCTCGACGACCCGGGCGACACCATGCTGGTCTCCCGCCTGCTGACCGAACTGTCCGCCGCCGGGGTCTCGATCGCCGCCACGTCCAACACGCTGCCGGGCCAGCTGGGCGAAGGACGTTTCGCCGCACAGGATTTCCTGCGCGAGATCAAGAAACTGGGGTCGATCTTCGAGGCGGTGCGTGTCGACGGGCCGGATTACCGCCACCGCGATCTGCCGCCCGCACCGGAACCCACGTCGCCGGAGGTGCTGGCCGAACGCGCCGCGAGCACACCGGGTGCCACGCTCGACGAGTTCGACGCACTGCTGAAGCACTTGAGCACGCTGCACCCGTCGAAGTACCGCGCGTTGATCTCCGGGGTGTCGTCGGTCTTCATCTCGAACGTGCATCCGGTCGTCGATCAGGCCGTCGCCTTGCGCATCGTGGTGCTGGCCGACCGGCTCTACGACGCGAGCGTCCCGGTCACGGTGTCGGGCGCCAAGCTCGACGAGATCTTCTCCGCGGAGATGCTCGAGGGCGGCTACCGCAAGAAGTACCTGCGCGCGATCTCGCGCCTGCTCGCGCTGTCGCGCTTCGAGGTCGCGGCCCAGCGCTGAGTTCCACCGCGAGGTTCGGCAGGATCGACCCACCGCGCATAGCCCCTTGGAGCAATCGAATGGCCCATCGTTTTCGTACCCCGGTCGCCATGGCGGCCGGCCTGGCGGTCGCATTCGGGCCGGTAACCGGCACCGCACTCGCCGATCCGCCCGCGGTCACCGCGGTCTCGGTCGATCGCTCTCTGCCTCTGCACGGCGTGCAGAACGCCCGCGATGTCGGCGGATACCGCACGGCCGACGGCCGGACCGTGCGCGCCGGCCTGGTGTACCGGACCGGGCAGCTGAACAACGCCACCGCGGAGGATCTGGCCGCGCTGACCGATCGCCGGGTCCGCTCGGTCTACGACCTGCGCACGGTCTTCGAGCGCGCGCTCGGCCCGGACCGCGTCCCGGCGGGCGCCACGGCGAACTGGGCGGATGTCATCGGCCAAGCTCCGCCGGAGGTCATCGCCACCACGGTCACCGGAGGCGACGGGCTCTACCGCGCGTTCATCACGGCGCCGGGCGCGAACGAGGCGTTCTCGTCGGTGCTGCGGGCCGTCATCGACACCGACGGGGCGCTGCTGTTCCACTGCACCGCGGGCAAAGATCGCACCGGTTGGGCAGCGGCAGTGCTGCTCACCTTGCTCGGCGTCGATCGTGACACGGTGACCGAGGACTATCTGCTGTCGAACCGGTACCGCAACGCGCGCGGCGACGATCCGCTCAATGGCGTGCAGCGATCCTGGCTCGACGCCGCCTTCGACCAGGCGAACCAGACCTACGGCAGTTTCGACGGCTATGTCCGGGAGGGACTGAAGATCACCGAAGCGGAAATCGCCGCGCTGAAGGCCGAACTGCTGGCCTGAGCGCTCCGCGTTTCACGTCCCGGACAAACGTCCGCTCCGGCTGTTCGCGACCGTATTGCACACTACGATCCCGGCATGACGAAGTTCGAGACGTGGGACGGCCTGGAACTCGAGTACCGGGTGTGGGAGGGGGAGGGCGTCCCCGTCGTGCTGCAACACGGCGTCGTCGCGGACACCAATGCGAACTGGATGAGCACCGGCGTGGTCGGCGCACTGCGGTCCGCCGGACACACCGTGGTGTCCCTGGACGCGCGCGGACACGGTCGTTCGGACAAGCCCCACGAGCCGGAGCGTTACTCCTGGCACGGGATGGCGCGCGACGTGCGCGCGCTCTACGACGAGCTCGGCTTCGACGAAGTGATTCAGGTCGGGTATTCGATGGGTGGTGTGATCTCGCTGCTGGTCGCGGCGGCCGACGAGCGGGTCCGGCGCCTGGCGGTCGGCGGTATCGGCTCCGGCGTGCTCGACTGCGGCGGCGTCGACCGCCGCGTGATCGACCTGCCCGACCTGCAGGCCGCGATGCGCGGCGATGGGGCGGGCGCCTCGCGGACGGCGATGATGTTCCGGGTGCTCGCCGACGCCGTGCATGCCGATCTGGACGCGATCCACGCGCTGGCGACCGGCCTGGACGACCGCCCGATCGAGAGCTTGTCGGATGTCACCGTGCCCGCGCTGGTGCTGGCGGGCGACCACGACCCGTTCGCCGCCGAACCCGAGCGACTTGCCGAGGCCCTGCCGAACGGCACGCTCACGGTGGTGCCCGGCGATCACTTGATGGCGGTGCTGGCCCCCGTGTTCCACACTGCGCTCGTCGGCTTCCTGCGGTGAGCGAGGCCTACAGGACCAGACGCATCACGTAGTCCTGGTACACCTGGTTGCCGACCGTGAACGTCCTGGCACCGACCCCGCTGAAACCATGCTTGGCGTAGAAGCGCTGAGCGCGGACGTTTTCCTGGTTGACGCCCAGCCATACCCCGGGGTAGCCCTCCGTCCGCGCCCACTCCAGGGCCGCCAGCATGAGGGCGGTGGACACCCCGGTGCCGTGATGGCCCGGTAGTACGTACATCTTGCTGATCTCGACCACCGGATGCAGGGCGACCGCTGCGGCCACCGCGGGATCGGCCGGATCGCCTGCCACCAGCATCGCGTAGCCCACGATGTCGTCGTCGGCGAGGGCCTTGAGCACGATCCGCGCCGGATCGCTCAGGTACTCGCCGAAGCGTTCGCCCGATAGCACGTCGGTGACGAAGATCTCGATGTCATCGGGCGTCGCACCGGGGGGACACGCGAGCGGAAAGGTCGCGGCCGCAACATCACTGAGGGCCTCGGCGTCCCACAGCCCGGCCCGGTCGACGATGACTGGGGGGTTGCTCATCCCTTCATCAGAGCACACATTCCGCGGGTGCGGCGGCGATCGGCAACGGCGATCGAACGGATGGCCCGCCGCGCGGGGACTGGCCGCGATCGGTGGCAGGTGTCACTATCGGAGGACCGCAACGACACTCGCGAACGCAGGGGAACCGACCGGATGAGAGAGCTGCCAGCGGATTTCTTTCGCACGCCGTATGCCTTCTACGAGCAGTTGCGTGCCGATGGCCCGGTGCACCAGATCCGGTTGCGCACCGGGGTGCGCGCCTGGCTCGTGGTCGACTACGACGCCGCCAAGGACGTGCTGCGCCATCCCGACGTGCGCAAGGACCCGCATACCCCAGCGGGCGCCCACGCGCGGCAGGCGGCGGCGGGCAGGAGCGGCGTCACCGCGGCCAACCAGCGCCTGAGCCACCATCTGCTGAACGCCGACCCGCCGCGGCATTCGCGGCTGCGCAAGCTGGTCACCCCGGCCTTCGCGCCCGCGCGGATGGAGGCTCTCGCGCCTCGGATCGCGGCGATCGCGGACGATTTGCTCGATTCCATCGATCGGACCGCGGGCGCCGCCGGGCAGGTGGACTTGCTGGCGGAGTACGCGTTTCCGCTGCCGGTCACGGTGATCTGCGAACTGCTCGGCGTTCCCGTCGAGGACCGCGCACGGTTCCGGGGGTGGTCGGCGGCCGTGGTGGACACCCCGATGTCCACCCCGGAGGGGATGCGCACCGCCACCGACGCCATCGTCGACTACTTCGACGGCCTGGTCGCCCGCCGCCGCGCCGAGGGGCTGGGCGAGGATCTGATCTCGCAGTTGCTGCTGGCCAGCGACGAAGGAGATCGCCTGAGCCATGACGAGCTGATCTCCATGGCGTTCCTCATCCTGGTCGCGGGCCATGAGACCACGGTGAACCTGATCGGTAACACCGTGCTCGAACTGCTGACCGATCCAGCCCGGTACCGCGCCCTGCACGACGACCCGGCCGGCGTCGCGCCGCTGGTGGAGGAGATGTTGCGCTACAACGGGCCGGTCAACGTGGTGACCTTGCGCTACACCACCGCACCGGTCCAGCTCGGCGGCAGCGTGATCCCCGAAGGGGAGTTGGTGCTCGTCGCGGTCGCCTCGGCCAACCGCGACGAACGGCACTTCACCGCACCTGCGACGTTCGATCCGGACCGCTCGGCGAACGGTCATCTGGCCTTCGGTCACGGCATCCACTACTGCCTCGGGGCGGGACTGGCCAGGCTGGAGACCCGCGTCGCGCTGACCAGGCTGGTGCGCAGGTACCCGCTGCTGAGGCTGGCCACCGGCGATGCGGACCTGCGGTGGCGGGAGAGCATTCTGATCCGCGGTCTGCTCGAGCTTCCCGTGGTCCCGGCGAGTGCGCCGGGAGTACGCTGAGGAGCCGTTTCGGCCGGCCGACTTTGCTGCGCGGCGCTGGCGACGTAGTCTCCTGCGCATGACAAGCGGAAACCGCATCGGGATTGTTGGTGCGGGTATCGCAGGTCTTGCCTGCGCGAAAGTGCTGAAACAGGAGGGTTTTCCGGTCGAGGTTTTCGACCGCGCACCCGATGTCGGTGGCGTGTGGAGCGCGACCCGGCGGTACCCGGGGCTGCGGGCGCAGAACTCCAAGGACACGTATCACTTCTCCGACTTCCCGATGCCCGCGGACTATCCGCGCGTCCTCGACGGCCAGCAGATGCAGGCGTACCTCGCCGCTTACGCAGAGCACTTCGGGCTGACCGAGCAACTGCGGTTGCGGACCGAGGTCGTCGCCGCCGATCCGGTGGACAGCGGATGGTTGCTGGAAATTCGCGATGAAAGTGGTGTGCACCGGAGTTCATGCGATCACCTGGTGATCGCGAACGGCGTGTTCAGCGAACCCGCGATGCCGGACTACCGTGGCGCCGACTGGTTCCGCGCGGCGGGCGGGCGACTGTGCCACTCTTCGGAGTTCCTGGACCTGGAATCGGTGCGAGGCAAATCGGTCGTCGTGGTGGGCTACGGCAAGTCCGCCTGCGACATCGCCACCGCCGTGAGCGAGGTCGCCGCATCCACCTCGGTGGTGGCCCGGCGGTTGCTCTGGAAGATGCCGCGCACCTTGCCCCGGGTGATCGACTACGAACGGCTGATGCTGACCAGGTTCGGCGAGGCGCACTTCCACTATCTTCGACCCGGCTGGACGGACCGGTTCCTGGATGGGCCGGGCGAATCGGTGCGGATCAGCAACTTCGATCTGATCCAGGAACTGGCCACCAAGCGCCTGCGCCTGCGCGAACTCGGTCTGGTGCCCAGCGGTCGATTCGAGGAGATCGCCGAGAGCACCATCAGCCTCGCCACCGAGGGTTTCTCCGAGCAAGTCGCGAACGGTCGCATCGTGATGCACCGCGACACGACGATCACCGAGATGGGTGGGGGCCCCAAGTCGACGTCCGCGGTGCGACTGTCCACGGGGCAGGTGCTCCAGGCCGACGTCGTCATATGCGCCACCGGTTTCCATCAGCGCGTCCCGTTCCTGACACCGTACGTGCAGCGCAGGTTGACCGACGAGCACGGCAACTTCCGCCTGCACCG carries:
- a CDS encoding tyrosine-protein phosphatase; amino-acid sequence: MAHRFRTPVAMAAGLAVAFGPVTGTALADPPAVTAVSVDRSLPLHGVQNARDVGGYRTADGRTVRAGLVYRTGQLNNATAEDLAALTDRRVRSVYDLRTVFERALGPDRVPAGATANWADVIGQAPPEVIATTVTGGDGLYRAFITAPGANEAFSSVLRAVIDTDGALLFHCTAGKDRTGWAAAVLLTLLGVDRDTVTEDYLLSNRYRNARGDDPLNGVQRSWLDAAFDQANQTYGSFDGYVREGLKITEAEIAALKAELLA
- a CDS encoding pyrimidine reductase family protein, with translation MQRSHNAIQLTGLSPDDLAQLYAFPARLDAPWVRANFVSSIDGAATSGNLSEGLGTPADKTVFMLLRELADVIVVGAGTARAENYGGARTDPRRRRAFHERGIGGHPDGAPPPIAVVTASAVLEPGARLLTDTQVPPLIITTATAPADRKRRLTDAGAEVIEAGDIAVTPHGLLRALGARGLLRVLTEGGPQLFGELLAADVVDELCLTTAPLLVGGTARRISLSAHEFRTRMTPAHVLLDDDGTILTRWARR
- a CDS encoding GNAT family N-acetyltransferase, with the protein product MSNPPVIVDRAGLWDAEALSDVAAATFPLACPPGATPDDIEIFVTDVLSGERFGEYLSDPARIVLKALADDDIVGYAMLVAGDPADPAVAAAVALHPVVEISKMYVLPGHHGTGVSTALMLAALEWARTEGYPGVWLGVNQENVRAQRFYAKHGFSGVGARTFTVGNQVYQDYVMRLVL
- a CDS encoding cytochrome P450 family protein, with protein sequence MRELPADFFRTPYAFYEQLRADGPVHQIRLRTGVRAWLVVDYDAAKDVLRHPDVRKDPHTPAGAHARQAAAGRSGVTAANQRLSHHLLNADPPRHSRLRKLVTPAFAPARMEALAPRIAAIADDLLDSIDRTAGAAGQVDLLAEYAFPLPVTVICELLGVPVEDRARFRGWSAAVVDTPMSTPEGMRTATDAIVDYFDGLVARRRAEGLGEDLISQLLLASDEGDRLSHDELISMAFLILVAGHETTVNLIGNTVLELLTDPARYRALHDDPAGVAPLVEEMLRYNGPVNVVTLRYTTAPVQLGGSVIPEGELVLVAVASANRDERHFTAPATFDPDRSANGHLAFGHGIHYCLGAGLARLETRVALTRLVRRYPLLRLATGDADLRWRESILIRGLLELPVVPASAPGVR
- a CDS encoding alpha/beta fold hydrolase gives rise to the protein MTKFETWDGLELEYRVWEGEGVPVVLQHGVVADTNANWMSTGVVGALRSAGHTVVSLDARGHGRSDKPHEPERYSWHGMARDVRALYDELGFDEVIQVGYSMGGVISLLVAAADERVRRLAVGGIGSGVLDCGGVDRRVIDLPDLQAAMRGDGAGASRTAMMFRVLADAVHADLDAIHALATGLDDRPIESLSDVTVPALVLAGDHDPFAAEPERLAEALPNGTLTVVPGDHLMAVLAPVFHTALVGFLR
- the zapE gene encoding cell division protein ZapE, whose protein sequence is MQERLVDRHPEVPADQLVAQMVPPPMFDEVSFASYIPDPKEPSQAAAVQQAEKFAGKVAEIGKAARKKSLFGKKKQVSGAGLYLDGGFGVGKTHLLASIFHSSPAPKSFGTFGELTNLVGALGFANALERLSGNSVLCIDEFELDDPGDTMLVSRLLTELSAAGVSIAATSNTLPGQLGEGRFAAQDFLREIKKLGSIFEAVRVDGPDYRHRDLPPAPEPTSPEVLAERAASTPGATLDEFDALLKHLSTLHPSKYRALISGVSSVFISNVHPVVDQAVALRIVVLADRLYDASVPVTVSGAKLDEIFSAEMLEGGYRKKYLRAISRLLALSRFEVAAQR
- a CDS encoding flavin-containing monooxygenase, which produces MTSGNRIGIVGAGIAGLACAKVLKQEGFPVEVFDRAPDVGGVWSATRRYPGLRAQNSKDTYHFSDFPMPADYPRVLDGQQMQAYLAAYAEHFGLTEQLRLRTEVVAADPVDSGWLLEIRDESGVHRSSCDHLVIANGVFSEPAMPDYRGADWFRAAGGRLCHSSEFLDLESVRGKSVVVVGYGKSACDIATAVSEVAASTSVVARRLLWKMPRTLPRVIDYERLMLTRFGEAHFHYLRPGWTDRFLDGPGESVRISNFDLIQELATKRLRLRELGLVPSGRFEEIAESTISLATEGFSEQVANGRIVMHRDTTITEMGGGPKSTSAVRLSTGQVLQADVVICATGFHQRVPFLTPYVQRRLTDEHGNFRLHRQILPLEVPNLTFAGYNSSVISTVSAEVTAHWTAALLTGRLNLAPAETLEEQIDARLRWMEERTRGHHAHGTAVIPFSIQNIDEMLADLRFRLPLRTRAAQWFRRIKPESYRGLATRRKPGARPTLPPAAPIDAELLPYEGDTGRVSH